In Vibrio alginolyticus NBRC 15630 = ATCC 17749, the sequence AAACTTTAGCAAGAACTTATTCATAAACCACTCTATTATTTTAGAGCGTGATGAGCAGAACCGAAATCTAAGAAAAGACAATTAACAACATTAAGTACAATAAATCAAGTAACTAGGTTTCATATTGCCCAGAGAAACACGCTATAACTTAAAATGACACTGTCCCTCTTGCACCAAAGACTAACTTGTAATCACTAATTCCAGCAAAAATTTGAGACGCTTTCTTTACTGGTTATTTTTACAGTTCTTAGTGTTAAACTAACGTTCTTCAAGTTTTCTAAGGTTTCTCACATTTGAATATTCAACAAGGCTTCCTGCTAACTCGACAGGCACGAGACATCAAAGGTCAAACTCAAATCGAGCTGTGGCTTTCGACAGAAGCAGGTCCTACTCAGTTACTTATTAATGGTGAGAAGCCAGTATTTTTCATCGCTCAGAAACACTCAGAGCAAGCAAAGACACTCGCACGAGAAAAAAACATATTCGTCGACATCCGCCTTTTGGATCTCAAAACGTTTGAACATACTCCTCTTGCTGCCTGCTATACCAATGTAACCAGAGACGCTCTCGCACTCAAAGACACATTCGCTCAAAAAGATATCACTACGTATGAAAGTGATATTCGCCTCGCCGATCGCTACCTAATGGAGCGTTTTATCAAAGGCAGTATCGAGTTTACAGGCAATGTGACTCGCACCAATGGCTACCAACGCGTCCAGAGCGCAAAATGCCGTGCGGGGCAATATGAGCCGAAGTTAAACGTTGTCTCGTTAGATCTAGAATGCTCTGAGAAAGGCATTCTTTACTCAATCGGATTAGACAGCATCATGGATTCCCGCGTTATCATGATCGGAGAACCAGAACCTTCGGAGACACCGATACAATGGGTTAAGGATGAAAAAGCGCTTCTAGAAGCACTCATCGTTTGGTTTAAACAATTCGACCCCGATGTCATTGTCGGTTGGAACGTCATTGATTTTGACTTTCGTCTGCTACACAAACGAGCAGAATGGCACAACATGAAGCTAATGCTTGGTAGAGCAGACCAAGCCAGCTTTTTCAGAAGTTCATCTCAAAGCCAACAAGGGTTTATTTCCATTCCAGGGCGAGTTGTAATGGACGGTATCGATACGTTAAAAACGGCGACTTATCACTTTCGGTCTTGGTCATTAGAGTCTGTATCTCAAGAACTCTTAGGGGAAGGGAAAGAAATCCACAACGTTCATGACCGCATGGATGAGATCAATCGTATGTACCGCTCCGACAAACCATCGCTGGCTAAATATAATTTACAAGACTGCGTGTTAGTGAATAAGATTTTCAATCACACTCACCTGCTCGACTTTGCAATAGAGCGCTCTCGTCTCACTGGTGTCGAACTGGATCGTGTCGGCGGTTCGGTTGCAGCATTCACAAACCTATACATGCCTCAGATACACCGAGCAGGCTACGTTGCTCCGAACCTACACCCTGAAAATTGGATTGCCAGCCCCGGCGGTTACGTGATGGACTCCATCCCTAACCTATATGATTCTGTTTTAGTATTGGATTTTAAGAGTCTATATCCATCGATTATTCGCTCTTTCTTGATTGATCCTATGGGTTTAGTTGAGGGGTTATTGCTCGATATTGGAAAAGAAGAAAATCAGGCTGTACCTGGCTTTCGCGGTGGGCAGTTCCATCGTACGAAACACTTTTTACCAGAAATGATTGAAAAGCTTTGGGCAGCACGTGATGTGGCAAAGAAGAACAATGAAAAAGCTTTTTCTCAGGCAATCAAAATCATCATGAACTCCTTTTATGGCGTACTGGGCTCATCGGGATGTCGTTTCTTTGATACTCGGTTAGCTTCTAGTATTACCATGCGCGGACATGAAATCATGAAGCAAACTAAGGTGCTGATTGAGGAGCAAGGATATCAAGTGATTTACGGCGATACGGATTCCACATTCGTGTCGTTGAATCGACCATACAGTCAAGTAGAAGCTGACGCTGTTGGAAATCAATTAGTTGATTACATCAACTCTTGGTGGCAAGAACACCTGCGTTCTGAGTACAACCTAACATCTATGTTGGAAATCGAGTATGAAACCCATTATCGCAGATTCCTTATGCCAACGATTCGTGGCGCAGAAACTGGCTCGAAAAAGCGCTATGCGGGTTTAATCGGTGAAGGAGAGCAAGAACGGATTGTATTTAAAGGGTTAGAAAGTGCCCGTACTGACTGGACCTCGTTAGCACAGAAATTTCAAAATACACTCTATAGCATGATTTTCCATGGTGAAGATCCAAGCGACTATGTCCGAGAGATGGTTGAGAAAACTAACAACGGTGAATTTGATGAACAGTTGGTGTATCAAAAGCGACTGCGAAGAAAACTGCATGAGTATCAGAAGAACGTCCCGCCACAAGTGCGTGCAGCTCGTTTAGCCGATGAGATAAATGCCAAGCTTGGCCGCCCATTACAGTATCAAAACAAAGGACGAATTGAATACATTATTACCGTGAACGGTCCTGAACCTTATGAGTACCTCAATAGCCCGATTGATTATCAACATTACATTGATAAACAACTCAAACCCGTTGCAGATGCGATTCTCCCTTTCATTGGGACGGATTTTGACAGGCTTTCAGCGCCACAAATGGGGTTGTTTTAGCCGATACGAAACTCTGTTTTCTGGTACTGTTTTGCTAACCAATCACCAAACGCATCAATTAGCCCGATAACAGAACGCTTGGGAATACCCCGGCCAGAAAGTAAAATTTCTAGCCGCTCGATCTCAAGCTGCTTTTCAGGATGATAAGTTAAGAATACCTTGCCACACTCTACGGGGTCATCAAACCAACGTTTATCTCGATACATCACCAAAGAGTATGACGCTCTTAGTAACTTTTTAGCAATCACGCGCTGGGCGGCCACCTGCTCTTCTATCGTCTTCGCTTGTACGATTTTTTTGCGATAAGCCGTAATCCAATCTTCCACATCCATATTCCAGTGCTTAGCAATTTCCCAACTTGGGACGTAATCACCAAAACAGTCTGCTAGATCATCACCATAAACACAGACACAGCAATGCTTAAGCATAAAGCCCCAAGTGAAAATACTATCTAAATTAGCTACTTCGCTCACTAAGGCTGTACGGACCGATACACCATTAACGTGAGGGTAACTCTGCTGCGCACGCCACTTAATTGTGTTGAGCAAAGTCGCGCGATTGTGCTCAAAGGATGATTGAGTAACGACAACCAGGTCTAAGTTCGACTTCCCTGCGATCGCTGTTTTACGAGCAACACTACCGTATACATAAACGCTGTGTAAGTTTTGCCCCAGTCCACCTTTGAGACAAGCGGTGACTTCCCTAATTAAAGGCGCAAACTCTGGTTGAAATGGTTGTTTAGGATCGATAACAGGCAGAGACATGACTTAAAACGTGTTCTCAGATGGTTCAAGAAGTTGGGCTATATGTTCTCTTAGCCGACTCACTGAATCAAGTCCATTCAGGTGTTTAGTCATGGGAGTAACAACAAATTTCTGCAATGAATTTTAATGCTAGGCGGCTAACTTAGCGCTATAATCACCGAGTTTTGCTTAATAAGTATGAATAGGAATATACAATGCCAAAGGCAAGTGAAATCAAAAAAGGCTTCGCAATCGAGTCTAATGGTAAAACTCTTCTAGTTAAAGACATCGAAGTAACGACTCCAGGCGGTCGTGGCGGCGCTAAAATCTACAAAATGCGTTGTACAGATCTAAACACGGGCGCACGTGTAGATGAGCGTTACAAGTCTGATGACGTTGTTGAAACGGTAGAAATGAACAAACGTGCAGTTGTGTACTCATACGCTGACGGCGATGAGCACATCTTCATGGATAACGAAGACTACTCACAATACACATTCAAGCACAATGAAGTTGAAGACGACATGCTGT encodes:
- the efpL gene encoding elongation factor P-like protein EfpL produces the protein MPKASEIKKGFAIESNGKTLLVKDIEVTTPGGRGGAKIYKMRCTDLNTGARVDERYKSDDVVETVEMNKRAVVYSYADGDEHIFMDNEDYSQYTFKHNEVEDDMLFINEDTQGIHIILVNGAAVGIELPSSVELVIEETDPSIKGASASARTKPARFASGLVIQVPEYIATGDRVIINTAERKYMSRA
- a CDS encoding nucleotidyltransferase family protein; this translates as MSLPVIDPKQPFQPEFAPLIREVTACLKGGLGQNLHSVYVYGSVARKTAIAGKSNLDLVVVTQSSFEHNRATLLNTIKWRAQQSYPHVNGVSVRTALVSEVANLDSIFTWGFMLKHCCVCVYGDDLADCFGDYVPSWEIAKHWNMDVEDWITAYRKKIVQAKTIEEQVAAQRVIAKKLLRASYSLVMYRDKRWFDDPVECGKVFLTYHPEKQLEIERLEILLSGRGIPKRSVIGLIDAFGDWLAKQYQKTEFRIG
- a CDS encoding DNA polymerase II, which translates into the protein MNIQQGFLLTRQARDIKGQTQIELWLSTEAGPTQLLINGEKPVFFIAQKHSEQAKTLAREKNIFVDIRLLDLKTFEHTPLAACYTNVTRDALALKDTFAQKDITTYESDIRLADRYLMERFIKGSIEFTGNVTRTNGYQRVQSAKCRAGQYEPKLNVVSLDLECSEKGILYSIGLDSIMDSRVIMIGEPEPSETPIQWVKDEKALLEALIVWFKQFDPDVIVGWNVIDFDFRLLHKRAEWHNMKLMLGRADQASFFRSSSQSQQGFISIPGRVVMDGIDTLKTATYHFRSWSLESVSQELLGEGKEIHNVHDRMDEINRMYRSDKPSLAKYNLQDCVLVNKIFNHTHLLDFAIERSRLTGVELDRVGGSVAAFTNLYMPQIHRAGYVAPNLHPENWIASPGGYVMDSIPNLYDSVLVLDFKSLYPSIIRSFLIDPMGLVEGLLLDIGKEENQAVPGFRGGQFHRTKHFLPEMIEKLWAARDVAKKNNEKAFSQAIKIIMNSFYGVLGSSGCRFFDTRLASSITMRGHEIMKQTKVLIEEQGYQVIYGDTDSTFVSLNRPYSQVEADAVGNQLVDYINSWWQEHLRSEYNLTSMLEIEYETHYRRFLMPTIRGAETGSKKRYAGLIGEGEQERIVFKGLESARTDWTSLAQKFQNTLYSMIFHGEDPSDYVREMVEKTNNGEFDEQLVYQKRLRRKLHEYQKNVPPQVRAARLADEINAKLGRPLQYQNKGRIEYIITVNGPEPYEYLNSPIDYQHYIDKQLKPVADAILPFIGTDFDRLSAPQMGLF